A genomic stretch from Coregonus clupeaformis isolate EN_2021a chromosome 23, ASM2061545v1, whole genome shotgun sequence includes:
- the LOC121536193 gene encoding mid1-interacting protein 1-B-like, whose amino-acid sequence MMQISESHLQKNSLFNSMNRFIGAVNNMDQTVMVPSLLRDVPLEEEREMATLKSSGNSDIEDGDMYSYYQLLKSIRCDIEWGVMRAEEAEERKESRGPISRIDSEEEESEVSSEEDEDNLQKQFQFHMTGLHGVLSKLTQQANTLTNRYKQEIGIGGY is encoded by the coding sequence ATGATGCAGATCTCAGAATCCCACCTGCAGAAGAACTCCCTGTTCAACTCCATGAACCGCTTCATTGGTGCCGTCAACAACATGGACCAGACGGTGATGGTGCCCAGCCTGCTGCGGGACGTCCCcctggaagaagagagggagatggcCACACTGAAAAGCTCGGGAAACAGCGACATCGAGGACGGCGACATGTACAGCTACTACCAGCTGCTCAAATCCATCCGCTGCGACATCGAGTGGGGAGTGATGCGCGCCGAGGAAGCCGAGGAGCGCAAGGAGAGCCGGGGTCCCATCTCTCGGATTGATTCCGAGGAAGAAGAATCGGAGGTGTCGTCCGAGGAAGACGAGGATAACCTGCAAAAGCAGTTCCAGTTCCACATGACAGGGCTCCACGGGGTGCTGTCCAAGCTGACGCAACAGGCCAACACTCTCACCAACCGCTACAAGCAGGAGATCGGCATTGGAGGCTATTAA